TCTTTTGCCTTGTCAAGCTGCCCAGCCCTCCCATAGAGGTCAACACCACATGCATAGTGCTCCATTCGCAGAGGAATTCCATACCTAGTTTCCATAGTATTGAGAATTTCTGACCCTTCATCTACAAGACCGGCATGACTGTAGGTGGTAATTAGGCCAACAAAGGTAACATGATCCAGAGGAACCTTCAGTCCCAGCATTTCATTGAACAGGTTGGTCACTGCCTGTGCCTGGCCATGTTGTGCATAACCAAACATCATAGAGTTCCAGGGCACCGAGCTACTCTTATCTGCCTCTTCAAAGGACTTTCTTGCATCACCAAGCATTCCACTCTTAGAATACATGAAGATCAGTGAGCTTGAAACAAAATCATTGGAAGCAAAACCAGATTGGATGACTAAACAGTGTATTTGTCTACCTAGCTGAAGCACAGCAAGGTCTGAGCAGGACCGCAGAGCAGCAGAGAATGCAAACTCATCTGTCTTAATATTTTCTGACTGCATGCATCTGAAGAATCTCAAAGCGTCAGCATTCAAACCATGCTGTGAATATCCAGTTAACATAGAGTTCCAGGAGACTGTGTCCTTCAGCACCAAAGAATTAAAGCACTTGTATGCATCTTCCATCATACAGTTCTCAGTGAACCTAGTGTACATGGCAATCAGAGCATTGCAAACATGTGTGACTCCTTCCAACCCAATCTTGATCACCAAACTATGAATTCCCCTCCCTCGGTGATCGTCACGCCCGTGCTCTGAACACACACTTATGATACTTGTGAAGCTATACATGTCAGGATGGACTCCACTCTCTTGCATCATCCTGACAAAGAATTCCATTGCCTCATCATCCATCCCATGGTAAGCATAGGCTCTAAGCATAGAATTCCATGATATCAAATCCCTACTCTCAATTCCATCAAAGATCCTTCTAGAGTCTGCAAGGGCCCCACACTGCGAGTACGCAGTGATTGCTGCATTCAACACAACCAAACCCAAGGTTTCTCCATACTTTACAATCTTCCCGTGCAGTTCTTGCATCAAGAAACAGCAGTTTGGACCCTCAACTGCAGCGAGCAACGCGGCAAATGTCGCTTCATCTGGGGCCAACCCCTCCCTTTCCATCTCAAGAAACAGCGCCATCGCCTGTGCCAGATTCCCAGACTCCGAGTACCCAGCAATGAGCGCGTTCCAAGAGATGGTATTCCGCTCGGGCATTCCACCGAACACGCGGCGAGCATCGCTCAACCGGCCGCATTTCGCGTAGACATCGAGCAACGCGCTAGCGGGGATGACGTCGTCGGCAAGGCCGGACTTGACGGCGAATGACTGCAGCTGGGCGCCGAGCGCggggcggcgcgccgcggcggcggagcggagcgCGGAGCCGAGGGCGAAGGTGCTGGCGGCGAGGCCCCGCGCGTGCATGtcccggaggaggcgccatgCTTCCGggtgcgcgccggcggcgacgtgcgCAGCGAGGAGGGAGTTCCAGGAGACCGCGTCGGGGAGGGGAATCTCGTCGAAAACCCGGCGCGCGGAGGCGaggccggagccggaggcggaGTACGCCGTGAGGAGCTGGTTCCAGGGCGTGGGGGAGGAGATGCCGGACTTGAGGAGGGCGGCGTGGGACTTTGCCGCGGCAAGGGTGAGGTggtgacggtggcggcgcatgCGCAGCGTTAGCGGAGGTGACGGCGCGGCGACTGCGCGGGCATTTGCGaaggcggaggcgcggagccATGGGGTTGGCCACAACTGGTGGTCTCGGTCCCACCTGTCATTGAGGCAAAAATAGCGAACCGGTTTGATCCCCAAATTGAACCCATGACTTTGCCAAAGCTATCAAAAATGTACAGTTATTTTCATAGGTGCGAGAGCTtaaattagtacaaatttgtTTTGGATTGTGTTTATTTTGTGTTACAGTGCTGTAAAAGTgtccttttaaaaaaatttagacACATCGATACTTTTGAGAAATGACCATGTTAGACACTCATACTAGTTGTGATTCAAAGCCGTCTTATCTATTTGATTTTCTGGATCCTGCACGTACATTAAAATTGGAGAAATAAAATCAATTGATCATTAGATTATATTAGCTTCACACACTTCTCCACACGTTTTTTATTAGTGTGAGCGTTGCTTTAATTAGATGAGACTTACTAGGAGCTAAAAGAACAACAAAATTTAAAAGCTAAAAGAACACTTATTTTAGGACGAAGGAAATACGTGGTTTCGCGATTCGGCCGGTAACAATCCAGAAATTCTAAGCATGTCATGGCATATATTAGTGTGAGTCTTTGCATTATTTGTAGCATCTTTGCATTAGTTGAGCCTAATTGAAAtatattgaatttgaatttaaattaaAACTTGATTTGCTAACAAATGCTTAGAACTTAGATTTTCACCATAGCACCTATGCTCGGAGATAGCTAGATAAAATAGCACTCTTCGTAACATGAATTTAGATGATGTTTTTTGGATTTTAGAAACCATTTTGAGGGGACAGCTTACCCGAAAACTAAAGTATGGTATTTCGGAaagttttatttcaaatatTCAAAGCAAAATAGGCCGCACATGGTTTATTATAGTTATATGTAAT
The genomic region above belongs to Setaria italica strain Yugu1 chromosome VI, Setaria_italica_v2.0, whole genome shotgun sequence and contains:
- the LOC101757876 gene encoding putative pentatricopeptide repeat-containing protein At3g25970 is translated as MRRHRHHLTLAAAKSHAALLKSGISSPTPWNQLLTAYSASGSGLASARRVFDEIPLPDAVSWNSLLAAHVAAGAHPEAWRLLRDMHARGLAASTFALGSALRSAAAARRPALGAQLQSFAVKSGLADDVIPASALLDVYAKCGRLSDARRVFGGMPERNTISWNALIAGYSESGNLAQAMALFLEMEREGLAPDEATFAALLAAVEGPNCCFLMQELHGKIVKYGETLGLVVLNAAITAYSQCGALADSRRIFDGIESRDLISWNSMLRAYAYHGMDDEAMEFFVRMMQESGVHPDMYSFTSIISVCSEHGRDDHRGRGIHSLVIKIGLEGVTHVCNALIAMYTRFTENCMMEDAYKCFNSLVLKDTVSWNSMLTGYSQHGLNADALRFFRCMQSENIKTDEFAFSAALRSCSDLAVLQLGRQIHCLVIQSGFASNDFVSSSLIFMYSKSGMLGDARKSFEEADKSSSVPWNSMMFGYAQHGQAQAVTNLFNEMLGLKVPLDHVTFVGLITTYSHAGLVDEGSEILNTMETRYGIPLRMEHYACGVDLYGRAGQLDKAKELIESMPFQPDAMVWMTLLGACKIHGNMELASDVASHLLVAEPRQHSTYVLLSSMYSGLGMWSDRATLQKVMKNRGLSKVPGWSWIEVKNELHSFNAEDRSHPRMDEIYEMLRTLLQVARRLCSLEDAEILVTKSSDT